A window of the Longimicrobium sp. genome harbors these coding sequences:
- a CDS encoding PQQ-dependent sugar dehydrogenase — protein MQTRVVLALPVLAGLMAACAPRTDSPDNVPVDNEPSAETSATQPPVAQSADCTPLETRPANTPSNQPAFAGQTRVCGVKSSGAYDVAVVARGLQKPWSVEPLPDGRFLVTEKAGQMRIVSAAGQVGAPIAGVTPVDPRGQGG, from the coding sequence ATGCAGACGAGAGTCGTGCTCGCCCTTCCCGTGCTCGCGGGGCTGATGGCGGCCTGCGCGCCGCGCACCGATTCGCCGGACAACGTCCCCGTCGACAACGAGCCGTCGGCCGAAACGTCGGCCACGCAGCCGCCCGTCGCCCAGTCCGCCGACTGCACGCCGCTGGAAACGCGCCCGGCGAACACGCCCAGCAACCAGCCCGCGTTCGCCGGGCAGACGCGGGTGTGCGGGGTAAAGTCCAGCGGGGCCTATGACGTGGCCGTGGTCGCCCGGGGGCTGCAGAAGCCGTGGTCGGTGGAGCCGCTGCCGGATGGGCGCTTCCTGGTGACGGAAAAGGCCGGGCAGATGCGGATCGTTTCCGCAGCCGGGCAGGTGGGCGCGCCCATCGCGGGGGTGACGCCGGTGGACCCGCGCGGCCAGGGCGG